A region of Bos javanicus breed banteng chromosome 17, ARS-OSU_banteng_1.0, whole genome shotgun sequence DNA encodes the following proteins:
- the LOC133228436 gene encoding uncharacterized protein LOC133228436, which yields MNGEAVFAELIVKTAEPKPRPARDQSGPAGYFEIAPAPANERARGGAFAGAGQWARRYAKEPGAGPPPVSGLKMEPAAGGRHEVRGGPGGRLGRTAARTSRRHLPRPAAARREEGASSACSDEVALLCFEEQCNDIVKASGTSLGDPFPHTATSLPQAGPPDLHALPSPLPSELPSPWKLEILARPGPLGDVYCPEPAGGTVKCPAPHRHSCNRGDWSRPAKEIGPRNGVGLVWVQRCAPRRSPRAHARSGGHCHVLPSGPRSPGSGRSGLGSGACGGWGTAAAKPPKPSRMEVLDEFDSEFPQTVTFCQLISEEDFERQAATYTERALRRLFRSLDRNPALAERVVRKGKQAECERRGLLSFLWAKASCAVQGELNCCNSMSALEMHQRLEQLKRRIHRVHLYSQDAKRRRRKRKPKKPDRVLSQDRSTSPCLLPALLPPGPPLLPMASTAAPPPAVYTMPRVFGPFPPLPSTSLEEVEVSRSEVKLNWTGLSSNPKSHMVDLTPLVLNPGGFHFSYLTRNNAHKLHFPWTSVCSSPAAPEETPSSSVRASIFTPPVLLKFQPVPRPTGDSENDPGNAESVPHQREQSPLLYRPRPEDE from the exons ATGAATGGGGAGGCAGTGTTCGCAGAACTCATTGTTAAAACCGCGGAGCCGAAGCCTCGGCCCGCGCGCGACCAATCAGGGCCCGCAGGCTATTTTGAAATCGCTCCGGCCCCAGCCAACGAGCGCGCGCGGGGAGGAGCCTTCGCCGGCGCCGGCCAATGGGCGCGGCGCTATGCTAAGGAGCCGGGGGCCGGGCCGCCGCCTGTCAGCGGGTTAAAGATGGAGCCGGCGGCCGGAGGGCGCCACGAGGTGCGGGGTGGTCCTGGGGGGCGGCTCGGGCGGACGGCCGCCCGGACCTCTCGCCGCCACCTCCCGAGACCTGCCGCGGCCCGGAGGGAGGAAGGGGCGTCCTCCGC GTGCTCTGACGAGGTTGCACTACTGTGCTTTGAGGAGCAGTGCAATGATATTGTCAAAGCATCCGGGACCAGCCTTGGAGACCCCTTCCCCCACACTGCCACTTCCCTTCCCCAGGCCGGGCCCCCGGACCTGcacgccctcccctcccccctgcccagcgagctcccttctccatggaaacTTGAGATCCTGGCCAGGCCTGGGCCTCTGGG GGATGTGTACTGCCCTGAGCCTGCAGGAGGGACGGTGAAGTGCCCAGCACCCCACCGGCACAGCTGCAATCGGGGGGACTGGAGCCGACCTGCCAAGGAGATTGGCCCCAG GAACGGGGTGGGCCTGGTCTGGGTGCAGCGGTGCGCGCCCCGTCGAAGCCCGAGGGCGCATGCGCGGAGCGGCGGGCATTGTCACGTGCTGCCGTCTGGCCCGCGGTCTCCGGGGAGTGGCCGGAGTGGTCTGGGCAGCGGCGCGTGCGGTGGCTGGGGGACAGCG GCAGCCAAGCCGCCGAAGCCCTCGAGGATGGAGGTCCTGGACGAGTTCGACAGCGAGTTCCCCCAGACTGTGACCTTCTGCCAGCTTATCTCCGAGGAGGACTTCGAGAGGCAGGCGGCGACCtacacggagcgcgcgctgcgcCGCCTCTTCCGCAGTCTCGACCGCAACCCGGCGCTGGCCGAGCGCGTGGTGCGCAAGGGCAAGCAGGCCGAGTGCGAGCGGCGCgggctcctctccttcctctgg GCCAAGGCGTCGTGTGCGGTCCAGGGGGAGCTGAACTGCTGTAACAGCATGAGCGCCCTGGAGATGCACCAGCGCTTGGAACAGCTGAAGAGACGCATCCACCGCGTGCACCTCTACTCCCAGG ATgccaagaggaggaggaggaagcggaAACCGAAGAAACCAGATCGCGTCCTCTCGCAGGACCGCTCGACCTCCCCATGCCTGCTCCCAGCCCTGCTGCCGCCTGGACCACCGCTGCTGCCGATGGCCTCCACGGCGGCCCCGCCACCCGCTGTCTACACTATGCCCAGGGTCTTTGGCCCCTTCCCTCCGCTGCCCAGCACATCG CTGGAGGAAGTGGAAGTTTCGAGGTCTGAAGTGAAATTAAACTGGACTGGCCTGTCATCAAACCCAAAGAG CCACATGGTCGACCTAACCCCCCTGGTCCTTAATCCTGGGGGCTTCCACTTCTCGTACCTGACCAGGAACAACGCGCACAAGCTCCACTTCCCCTG gaCCTCAGTCTGCAGTAGCCCTGCCGCCCCCGAGGAGACGCCGTCCTCGTCTGTGAGGGCTTCCATCTTCACCCCGCCTGTCCTGCTCAAGTTCCAGCCTGTGCCCAGACCCACAGGTGACTCAGAGAATGACCCTGGCAACGCGGAGTCCGTGCCCCACCAGAGGGAGCAGTCACCTCTTCTGTACAGACCACGGCCGGAGGATGAATAA
- the SDF2L1 gene encoding stromal cell-derived factor 2-like protein 1, which yields MWSAGSGRAAGPALLGILLALSLSGGRAAKSDAGLVTCGSVLKLFNTQHRVRLHSHDIKYGSGSGQQSVTGVEASDDANSYWRIRGGTEGECPRGSPVRCGQAVRLTHVLTGKNLHTHHFPSPLTNNQEVSAFGEDGEGDDLDLWTVRCSGQHWEREAAVRFQHVGTSVFLSVTGEQYGSPIRGQHEVHGMASASAHNKWKAMEGIFIKPSPEAPGGHDEL from the exons ATGTGGAGCGCGGGCAGCGGTCGAGCTGCGGGCCCGGCGCTGCTGGGTATACTGCTGGCCCTCTCGCTGTCGGGGGGCCGTGCCGCCAAGAGCGACGCGGGGCTCGTGACCTGCGGGTCGGTGCTGAAGCTGTTCAACACGCAGCACCGGGTGCGGCTGCACTCGCACGACATCAAATACGGATCCG GCAGCGGCCAGCAGTCGGTGACCGGTGTGGAGGCGTCCGACGACGCCAACAGCTACTGGCGGATCCGCGGCGGCACGGAGGGCGAGTGTCCGCGCGGGTCCCCGGTGCGCTGCGGGCAAGCGGTGAGGCTGACGCACGTGCTCACCGGCAAGAACCTGCACACGCACCACTTCCCGTCGCCGCTGACCAACAACCAG GAGGTGAGCGCCTTTGGGGAGGACGGCGAGGGGGACGACCTGGACCTGTGGACCGTGCGCTGCTCAGGGCAGCACTGGGAGCGGGAGGCCGCCGTGCGCTTCCAGCACGTGGGCACCTCCGTGTTCCTGTCGGTCACTGGCGAGCAGTACGGGAGCCCAATCCGGGGGCAGCATGAGGTGCATGGCATGGCCAGTGCCAGCGCCCACAATAAGTGGAAGGCCATGGAAGGCATCTTCATCAAGCCCAGCCCAGAGGCCCCTGGGGGCCACGATGAGCTCTGA